In Onychostoma macrolepis isolate SWU-2019 chromosome 14, ASM1243209v1, whole genome shotgun sequence, a single window of DNA contains:
- the ube2a gene encoding ubiquitin-conjugating enzyme E2 A — MSTPARRRLMRDFKRLQEDPPAGVSGAPSENNIMVWNAVIFGPEGTPFEDGTFKLTIEFTEEYPNKPPTVRFVSKMFHPNVYADGSICLDILQNRWSPTYDVSSILTSIQSLLDEPNPNSPANSQAAQLYQENKREYEKRVSAIVEQSWRDC; from the exons TCTCCAGGAAGATCCACCAGCAGGAGTTAGTGGAGCCCCGTCGGAAAACAACATAATGGTCTGGAACGCTGTCATTTTTGG CCCTGAAGGAACACCCTTTGAAGATG GAACTTTCAAACTTACAATAGAATTTACAGAAGAATATCCAAACAAACCTCCTACAGTCCGGTTTGTTTCCAAAATGTTTCACCCTAATG TTTATGCAGATGGTAGTATATGTTTGGATATTCTTCAGAATCGCTGGAGTCCAACATATGATGTTTCCTCAATTTTAACCTCAATACAG TCTTTACTGGATGAGCCGAACCCAAACAGCCCTGCCAACAGCCAGGCAGCTCAGCTGTATCAGGAAAACAAGAGAGAGTATGAGAAGCGTGTGTCGGCCATTGTGGAACAGAGCTGGCGTGACTGTTGA